The Lycium barbarum isolate Lr01 chromosome 12, ASM1917538v2, whole genome shotgun sequence genome includes a region encoding these proteins:
- the LOC132624293 gene encoding uncharacterized protein LOC132624293, giving the protein MRVGRKYWLLKLDDALWAYRIAYKTPIGTSSYKLVFGKACHLLVKFEHTAYGAIKKLNLDMVQTREKRLLQLHELKEFRYHVYENAKMYKERTKRIHDKCIQPRDFKPRQLVLLYNARLKILGGKLKSKMANTKGKGKSAATSTSQGTKRARAKPSTTKKFMKSTSGGKQPSAPIPRPPPGRPQPDLLGHAEDWYS; this is encoded by the exons ATGAGAGTGGGTAGGAAATATTGGTTGctgaagctcgatgatgctctgtgggcatacagaatAGCCTACAAAACTCCGATTGGCACATCTTCCTACAAACTCGtctttggtaaggcatgtcatctactGGTTAAGTTCGAGCATACAGCATATGGGGCGATAAAGAAGCTGAATTTAGACATGGTTCAAACTAGAGAAAAGAGACTATTGCAGCTGCACGAGTTGAAGGAATTTCGCTATCATGTCTATGAGAACGCGAAAATGTACAAGGAGCGAACTAAGAGAATTCACGACAAGTGCATCCAACCTCGTGACTTTAAGCCTAGGCAGTTAGTATTGTTGTATAACGCTAGGCTGAAGATTTTAGGAGGGAAGTTAAAAA GCAAAATGGCTAACACCAAGGGTAAAGGAAAGTCGGCTGCGACCTCCACCTCTCAGGGCACGAAGAGGGCTAGAGCTAAACCCTCAACAacaaagaaattcatgaaatccACTTCGGGGGGCAAGCAACCCAGTGCACCTATTCCTCGTCCTCCACCTGGGAGACCTCAGCCGGATCTACTTGGGCATGCTGAGGATTGGTATTCTTAA